Proteins encoded in a region of the Leopardus geoffroyi isolate Oge1 chromosome E2, O.geoffroyi_Oge1_pat1.0, whole genome shotgun sequence genome:
- the LOC123577872 gene encoding zinc finger protein 304-like isoform X3 encodes MLENFALVASLDCWREADNEDTPEQNVFVGVSQLRTPESGPFIQKAHPCEVCDPLLRDILNLVERQGSPPLQKPYTRGPCGRGFLLSEDFNRHQKRCSGEDLFGGDADGASYVKSYAVHVPGKPCTCREEGMDFLGSSGLFQCPTTSNGMIPYKRTECMESFPAGSSVGRQQTDHDGLVLFSCTDSEKAFLNTFTLLGSQGSQTEVRPFRCPPCGNMSKEKSALINYRKIHSGEASHVCKECGKAFIHLSHLKMHQKFHTGKRHYTCSECGKAFSRKDTLVQHQRVHTGERSYDCSECGKAYSRSSHLVQHQRIHTGERPYKCSECGKAFSRKDTLVQHQRFHTGERPYECSECGKFFSQSSHLIEHWRIHTGARPYECIECGKFFSHNSSLIKHRRVHTGARSYVCSKCGKAFSCKDTLVQHQIIHTGARPYECSECGKAFSRKDTLVQHQKIHTGERPYECGECGKFFSHSSNLIVHQRIHTGAKPYECTECGKCFSHNSSLILHQRVHTGARPYVCSECGKAYISSSHLVQHKKVHTGARPYECSECGKFFSRNSSLILHQRVHTGEKPYVCSECGKAYSRSSHLVRHQRVHTGEKPHECNSFGAPSATPLKLV; translated from the exons atgctggagaactttGCACTTGTGGCCTCACTGG ATTGTTGGCGTGAAGCAGACAACGAGGACACGCCTGAGCAGAACGTTTTTGTCGGCGTGTCGCAGCTCAGGACTCCCGAGTCAGGTCCGTTCATCCAGAAAGCCCACCCGTGTGAGGTGTGTGATCCACTCTTAAGAGACATTTTGAACTTGGTGGAACGCCAGGGATCACCCCCCTTGCAGAAGCCGTACACACGTGGCCCGTGTGGGAGAGGATTCTTACTCAGTGAGGACTTTAACCGGCACCAGAAGCGATGCAGTGGAGAGGATCTCTTCGGAGGGGACGCTGATGGGGCCTCATACGTGAAGAGCTATGCAGTCCACGTGCCAGGGAAACCCTGTACttgcagggaggaggggatggaCTTTCTGGGCAGCTCTGGCCTCTTCCAGTGCCCTACCACCAGCAATGGGATGATTCCGTACAAAAGGACTGAGTGCATGGAATCTTTCCCAGCCGGCTCCAGTGTCGGCCGGCAGCAGACAGACCATGATGGACTGGTGCTCTTCAGTTGCACCGACAGCGAGAAAGCCTTCCTGAACACCTTTACTCTCCTCGGCAGCCAGGGAAGTCAGACTGAAGTAAGACCCTTTCGATGCCCGCCATGTGGAAATATGTCCAAGGAGAAATCAGCTCTTATCAATTACAGAAAAATTCACAGCGGAGAAGCATCGCATGTGTGTAAAGAGTGTGGAAAGGCCTTCATTCACCTGTCTCACCTAAAAATGCACCAGAAATTTCACACTGGAAAAAGACATTACACATGCAGTGAATGCGGGAAGGCCTTCAGCCGCAAAGACACACTTGTTCAGCACCAGAGAGTCCACACTGGAGAAAGGTCTTACGACTGCAGTGAGTGTGGAAAAGCCTATAGCAGAAGCTCCCACCTTGTTCAGCACCAGAGAATTCACACCGGAGAAAGACCTTACAAGTGCAGTGAGTGCGGAAAAGCCTTCAGCCGGAAAGACACACTTGTGCAACACCAGAGGTTTCACACTGGAGAGAGGCCTTACGAGTGCAGTGAGTGTGGGAAGTTCTTTAGCCAAAGCTCCCACCTTATCGAGCACTGGAGAATTCACACTGGGGCGAGGCCTTATGAATGCATTGAATGTGGAAAGTTTTTTAGCCATAACTCAAGCCTCATCAAACATCGGAGAGTCCACACGGGAGCAAGGTCTTACGTGTGCAGCAAATGCGGGAAAGCTTTCAGCTGCAAAGACACACTTGTTCAGCACCAGATAATTCACACTGGAGCCAGGCCTTATGAGTGCAGcgagtgtgggaaagccttcagccGTAAAGACACACTCGTGCAGCACCAGAAAATCCACACCggagaaaggccttatgagtgcGGTGAATGTGGGAAATTTTTTAGCCATAGCTCCAACCTTATCGTACAccagagaatccacactggagCGAAGCCTTATGAGTGCACAGAATGTGGAAAATGCTTCAGCCACAATTCCAGCCTCATTCTGCACCAGAGAGTTCACACCGGCGCAAGGCCTTACGTGTGCAGCGAATGTGGAAAAGCCTACATCAGCAGCTCCCACCTTGTTCAGCACAAGAAAGTTCACACTGGAGCCAGACCTTACGAGTGCAGCGAATGTGGGAAATTCTTCAGCCGAAACTCTAGCCTCATTCTCCACCAGAGggttcacactggagaaaagccTTACGTGTGCAGCGAATGCGGGAAAGCCTACAGCAGAAGTTCCCATCTTGTCCGGCACCAGAGggttcacactggagaaaagccTCACGAGTGCAACAGTTTCGGTGCTCCTTCAGCTACACCTCTTAAACTTGTTTAG
- the LOC123577872 gene encoding zinc finger protein 304-like isoform X2, whose product MEAAARTDRAQGCVTFEDVFVYFSREEWELLEEAQRLLYRDVMLENFALVASLDCWREADNEDTPEQNVFVGVSQLRTPESGPFIQKAHPCEVCDPLLRDILNLVERQGSPPLQKPYTRGPCGRGFLLSEDFNRHQKRCSGEDLFGGDADGASYVKSYAVHVPGKPCTCREEGMDFLGSSGLFQCPTTSNGMIPYKRTECMESFPAGSSVGRQQTDHDGLVLFSCTDSEKAFLNTFTLLGSQGSQTEVRPFRCPPCGNMSKEKSALINYRKIHSGEASHVCKECGKAFIHLSHLKMHQKFHTGKRHYTCSECGKAFSRKDTLVQHQRVHTGERSYDCSECGKAYSRSSHLVQHQRIHTGERPYKCSECGKAFSRKDTLVQHQRFHTGERPYECSECGKFFSQSSHLIEHWRIHTGARPYECIECGKFFSHNSSLIKHRRVHTGARSYVCSKCGKAFSCKDTLVQHQIIHTGARPYECSECGKAFSRKDTLVQHQKIHTGERPYECGECGKFFSHSSNLIVHQRIHTGAKPYECTECGKCFSHNSSLILHQRVHTGARPYVCSECGKAYISSSHLVQHKKVHTGARPYECSECGKFFSRNSSLILHQRVHTGEKPYVCSECGKAYSRSSHLVRHQRVHTGEKPHECNSFGAPSATPLKLV is encoded by the exons ATGGAGGCTGCGGCGCGGACGGACAGGGCTCAG ggctgtgtgacctttgagGATGTGTTCGTGTACTTCTCCCGGGAGGAGTGGGAGCTCCTTGAGGAGGCTCAGAGACTCCTGTACCGtgatgtgatgctggagaactttGCACTTGTGGCCTCACTGG ATTGTTGGCGTGAAGCAGACAACGAGGACACGCCTGAGCAGAACGTTTTTGTCGGCGTGTCGCAGCTCAGGACTCCCGAGTCAGGTCCGTTCATCCAGAAAGCCCACCCGTGTGAGGTGTGTGATCCACTCTTAAGAGACATTTTGAACTTGGTGGAACGCCAGGGATCACCCCCCTTGCAGAAGCCGTACACACGTGGCCCGTGTGGGAGAGGATTCTTACTCAGTGAGGACTTTAACCGGCACCAGAAGCGATGCAGTGGAGAGGATCTCTTCGGAGGGGACGCTGATGGGGCCTCATACGTGAAGAGCTATGCAGTCCACGTGCCAGGGAAACCCTGTACttgcagggaggaggggatggaCTTTCTGGGCAGCTCTGGCCTCTTCCAGTGCCCTACCACCAGCAATGGGATGATTCCGTACAAAAGGACTGAGTGCATGGAATCTTTCCCAGCCGGCTCCAGTGTCGGCCGGCAGCAGACAGACCATGATGGACTGGTGCTCTTCAGTTGCACCGACAGCGAGAAAGCCTTCCTGAACACCTTTACTCTCCTCGGCAGCCAGGGAAGTCAGACTGAAGTAAGACCCTTTCGATGCCCGCCATGTGGAAATATGTCCAAGGAGAAATCAGCTCTTATCAATTACAGAAAAATTCACAGCGGAGAAGCATCGCATGTGTGTAAAGAGTGTGGAAAGGCCTTCATTCACCTGTCTCACCTAAAAATGCACCAGAAATTTCACACTGGAAAAAGACATTACACATGCAGTGAATGCGGGAAGGCCTTCAGCCGCAAAGACACACTTGTTCAGCACCAGAGAGTCCACACTGGAGAAAGGTCTTACGACTGCAGTGAGTGTGGAAAAGCCTATAGCAGAAGCTCCCACCTTGTTCAGCACCAGAGAATTCACACCGGAGAAAGACCTTACAAGTGCAGTGAGTGCGGAAAAGCCTTCAGCCGGAAAGACACACTTGTGCAACACCAGAGGTTTCACACTGGAGAGAGGCCTTACGAGTGCAGTGAGTGTGGGAAGTTCTTTAGCCAAAGCTCCCACCTTATCGAGCACTGGAGAATTCACACTGGGGCGAGGCCTTATGAATGCATTGAATGTGGAAAGTTTTTTAGCCATAACTCAAGCCTCATCAAACATCGGAGAGTCCACACGGGAGCAAGGTCTTACGTGTGCAGCAAATGCGGGAAAGCTTTCAGCTGCAAAGACACACTTGTTCAGCACCAGATAATTCACACTGGAGCCAGGCCTTATGAGTGCAGcgagtgtgggaaagccttcagccGTAAAGACACACTCGTGCAGCACCAGAAAATCCACACCggagaaaggccttatgagtgcGGTGAATGTGGGAAATTTTTTAGCCATAGCTCCAACCTTATCGTACAccagagaatccacactggagCGAAGCCTTATGAGTGCACAGAATGTGGAAAATGCTTCAGCCACAATTCCAGCCTCATTCTGCACCAGAGAGTTCACACCGGCGCAAGGCCTTACGTGTGCAGCGAATGTGGAAAAGCCTACATCAGCAGCTCCCACCTTGTTCAGCACAAGAAAGTTCACACTGGAGCCAGACCTTACGAGTGCAGCGAATGTGGGAAATTCTTCAGCCGAAACTCTAGCCTCATTCTCCACCAGAGggttcacactggagaaaagccTTACGTGTGCAGCGAATGCGGGAAAGCCTACAGCAGAAGTTCCCATCTTGTCCGGCACCAGAGggttcacactggagaaaagccTCACGAGTGCAACAGTTTCGGTGCTCCTTCAGCTACACCTCTTAAACTTGTTTAG
- the LOC123577872 gene encoding zinc finger protein 304-like isoform X1, with protein MRAALGRPGRGTLSCARLYPGETGWERDSRPAGIVPSGALGFRLSPQGLPALPASHHPVLLTGSHGGCGADGQGSDCWREADNEDTPEQNVFVGVSQLRTPESGPFIQKAHPCEVCDPLLRDILNLVERQGSPPLQKPYTRGPCGRGFLLSEDFNRHQKRCSGEDLFGGDADGASYVKSYAVHVPGKPCTCREEGMDFLGSSGLFQCPTTSNGMIPYKRTECMESFPAGSSVGRQQTDHDGLVLFSCTDSEKAFLNTFTLLGSQGSQTEVRPFRCPPCGNMSKEKSALINYRKIHSGEASHVCKECGKAFIHLSHLKMHQKFHTGKRHYTCSECGKAFSRKDTLVQHQRVHTGERSYDCSECGKAYSRSSHLVQHQRIHTGERPYKCSECGKAFSRKDTLVQHQRFHTGERPYECSECGKFFSQSSHLIEHWRIHTGARPYECIECGKFFSHNSSLIKHRRVHTGARSYVCSKCGKAFSCKDTLVQHQIIHTGARPYECSECGKAFSRKDTLVQHQKIHTGERPYECGECGKFFSHSSNLIVHQRIHTGAKPYECTECGKCFSHNSSLILHQRVHTGARPYVCSECGKAYISSSHLVQHKKVHTGARPYECSECGKFFSRNSSLILHQRVHTGEKPYVCSECGKAYSRSSHLVRHQRVHTGEKPHECNSFGAPSATPLKLV; from the exons ATGCGCGCTGCCCTCGGACGCCCCGGCCGCGGTACCCTGAGCTGTGCGCGTTTGTACCCGGGGGAGACGGGCTGGGAGCGCGACAGTCGGCCCGCGGGCATCGTGCCTAGTGGAGCTTTGGGGTTCCGGCTGAGCCCGCAGGGCCTGCCCGCTTTGCCCGCTTCTCACCACCCGGTTCTGCTCACGGGATCCCATGGAGGCTGCGGCGCGGACGGACAGGGCTCAG ATTGTTGGCGTGAAGCAGACAACGAGGACACGCCTGAGCAGAACGTTTTTGTCGGCGTGTCGCAGCTCAGGACTCCCGAGTCAGGTCCGTTCATCCAGAAAGCCCACCCGTGTGAGGTGTGTGATCCACTCTTAAGAGACATTTTGAACTTGGTGGAACGCCAGGGATCACCCCCCTTGCAGAAGCCGTACACACGTGGCCCGTGTGGGAGAGGATTCTTACTCAGTGAGGACTTTAACCGGCACCAGAAGCGATGCAGTGGAGAGGATCTCTTCGGAGGGGACGCTGATGGGGCCTCATACGTGAAGAGCTATGCAGTCCACGTGCCAGGGAAACCCTGTACttgcagggaggaggggatggaCTTTCTGGGCAGCTCTGGCCTCTTCCAGTGCCCTACCACCAGCAATGGGATGATTCCGTACAAAAGGACTGAGTGCATGGAATCTTTCCCAGCCGGCTCCAGTGTCGGCCGGCAGCAGACAGACCATGATGGACTGGTGCTCTTCAGTTGCACCGACAGCGAGAAAGCCTTCCTGAACACCTTTACTCTCCTCGGCAGCCAGGGAAGTCAGACTGAAGTAAGACCCTTTCGATGCCCGCCATGTGGAAATATGTCCAAGGAGAAATCAGCTCTTATCAATTACAGAAAAATTCACAGCGGAGAAGCATCGCATGTGTGTAAAGAGTGTGGAAAGGCCTTCATTCACCTGTCTCACCTAAAAATGCACCAGAAATTTCACACTGGAAAAAGACATTACACATGCAGTGAATGCGGGAAGGCCTTCAGCCGCAAAGACACACTTGTTCAGCACCAGAGAGTCCACACTGGAGAAAGGTCTTACGACTGCAGTGAGTGTGGAAAAGCCTATAGCAGAAGCTCCCACCTTGTTCAGCACCAGAGAATTCACACCGGAGAAAGACCTTACAAGTGCAGTGAGTGCGGAAAAGCCTTCAGCCGGAAAGACACACTTGTGCAACACCAGAGGTTTCACACTGGAGAGAGGCCTTACGAGTGCAGTGAGTGTGGGAAGTTCTTTAGCCAAAGCTCCCACCTTATCGAGCACTGGAGAATTCACACTGGGGCGAGGCCTTATGAATGCATTGAATGTGGAAAGTTTTTTAGCCATAACTCAAGCCTCATCAAACATCGGAGAGTCCACACGGGAGCAAGGTCTTACGTGTGCAGCAAATGCGGGAAAGCTTTCAGCTGCAAAGACACACTTGTTCAGCACCAGATAATTCACACTGGAGCCAGGCCTTATGAGTGCAGcgagtgtgggaaagccttcagccGTAAAGACACACTCGTGCAGCACCAGAAAATCCACACCggagaaaggccttatgagtgcGGTGAATGTGGGAAATTTTTTAGCCATAGCTCCAACCTTATCGTACAccagagaatccacactggagCGAAGCCTTATGAGTGCACAGAATGTGGAAAATGCTTCAGCCACAATTCCAGCCTCATTCTGCACCAGAGAGTTCACACCGGCGCAAGGCCTTACGTGTGCAGCGAATGTGGAAAAGCCTACATCAGCAGCTCCCACCTTGTTCAGCACAAGAAAGTTCACACTGGAGCCAGACCTTACGAGTGCAGCGAATGTGGGAAATTCTTCAGCCGAAACTCTAGCCTCATTCTCCACCAGAGggttcacactggagaaaagccTTACGTGTGCAGCGAATGCGGGAAAGCCTACAGCAGAAGTTCCCATCTTGTCCGGCACCAGAGggttcacactggagaaaagccTCACGAGTGCAACAGTTTCGGTGCTCCTTCAGCTACACCTCTTAAACTTGTTTAG